The following coding sequences lie in one Phragmites australis chromosome 8, lpPhrAust1.1, whole genome shotgun sequence genomic window:
- the LOC133926123 gene encoding cyclin-dependent kinase F-4-like isoform X2 encodes MERYAIIKEVGDGTFGSVWRAINKESGEVVAIKKMKKKYYSWEECINLREVKSLRRMNHPNIVKLKEVIRENDTLFFVFEYMECNLYQLMKNRGKPFSETEVRNWCFQIFQALNHMHQRGYFHRDLKPENLLVTKELIKIADFGLAREISSEPPYTEYVSTRWYRAPEVLLQATVYNAAVDMWAMGAIIAELFSLRPLFPGSSEADELYKICSILGTPNQRTWPEGLQLAASIRFQFPQCKNIHLSEAVPSASEDAINLISWLCSWDPRRRPTAVEVLQHPFFQPCFYVPPSLRFRSTGYASTPPSVGAKGAVDQKNGRRFSMGPVYSGKPTVNCSYLSANTPTRAVGVQRKLDLDHQAPESNHKVTKGNTMNQPWSRPPAARSNGNYLAKDQSPRAPGLAEKLSQLSMGPNRVSGLGSEKFTDLKGRTHGNTMKRHLPVGSRAWHGGPSGDPFRRPFEMPGDRALLPRKLVS; translated from the exons ATGGAGAG GTATGCGATTATCAAGGAAGTAGGTGATGGTACATTTGGGAGTGTGTGGCGGGCAATCAATAAAGAAAGTGGTGAAGTG GTTGCGATcaagaaaatgaagaaaaaatattattcctGGGAGGAGTGCATCAATCTTCGCGAAGTGAAG TCCCTGCGAAGGATGAACCATCCAAACATCGTGAAGCTCAAGGAAGTCATAAGAGAGAACGATACATTGTTCTTTGTTTTTGAGTACATG GAGTGCAATCTCTATCAGCTGATGAAAAATAGGGGGAAGCCCTTCTCAGAGACTGAAGTCCGAAATTGGTGCTTTCAAATATTTCAAGCTCTGAATCACATGCACCAACGTGGATATTTTCACCGTGACCTTAAGCCTG AAAATTTACTGGTTACAAAGGAGCTCATCAAGATAGCAGATTTTGGGCTTGCTCGTGAGATTTCTTCTGAACCACCATATACGGAATATGTGTCCACCCGTTG gTATCGTGCCCCTGAAGTTCTTCTTCAAGCTACTGTTTATAATGCTGCAGTTG ACATGTGGGCAATGGGTGCCATTATAGCGGAGCTATTTTCACTGCGACCTCTCTTTCCTGGCTCAAG TGAGGCAGATGAGCTTTACAAAATCTGTAGCATTCTTGGCACTCCAAATCAGCGAACTTGGCCTGAAGGACTGCAGCTTGCGGCATCTATCCGTTTTCAGTTTCCTCAG TGTAAAAACATACACCTTTCAGAAGCGGTTCCCTCAGCAAGTGAAGATGCAATCAACCTTATCTCG TGGCTTTGCTCATGGGACCCACGAAGAAGGCCAACGGCAGTGGAGGTCTTGCAACATCCCTTCTTTCAG CCATGCTTCTATGTCCCTCCTTCACTTCGCTTCAGATCAACCGGATATGCATCAACACCTCCATCGG TTGGGGCTAAAGGAGCAGTGGATCAGAAGAATGGAAGGAGATTTTCCATGGGACCTGTATACAGTGGGAAGCCAACAGTTAATTGTTCATACTTGAGCGCTAACACTCCAACAAGAGCAG TTGGTGTGCAAAGGAAGCTGGATTTAGATCATCAG GCCCCAGAGAGTAATCATAAAGTGACAAAGGGCAACACAATGAACCAGCCTTGGTCCAGACCACCAGCAGCAAGGAGCAATG GAAATTACCTCGCCAAGGACCAGAGCCCCCGTGCACCTGGGCTTGCCGAGAAGCTGTCTCAGCTGTCAATGGGCCCCAACAGGGTGTCAGGCTTGGGTTCCGAGAAGTTTACAGATCTTAAGGGTAGAACCCATGGGAATACTATGAAGCGCCATTTGCCCGTCGGATCCAGGGCGTGGCATGGTGGCCCATCTGGCGACCCCTTCCGGCGCCCATTCGAGATGCCAGGTGATAGGGCTCTCCTTCCGAGGAAGCTCGTTAGCTGA
- the LOC133926124 gene encoding growth-regulating factor 5-like isoform X1, translating to MLSSASSGAALGMGGYPHHHQQRGPAAFTAAQWAELEQQALIYKYLMAGVPVPPDLLLPIRPHSAATFSFASPAASPFYPHHHHHPSLSYYAYYGKKLDPEPWRCRRTDGKKWRCSKEAHPDSKYCERHMHRGRNRSRKPVESKTASPAHQSQPQLSTVTTTARETAPLQSLTVGAKTHGLSLGGAGSSQLHADASSYGSKYSLGAKADVSELSFFSGASGNTKGFTIDSPTDSSWHSLPSNVPPYTLSKTRDSGLLPGAYSYSHLEPSPELGQVTIAALSQEQERHSFSGGGAGGLLGNAKQENQPLRPFFDEWPATRDSWSEMDDARSNRTSFSTTQLSISIPMPRCESVISPLLP from the exons ATGCTGAGCTCGGCGTCCTCGGGGGCGGCGCTGGGGATGGGAGGGTACccgcaccaccaccagcagcggGGGCCGGCGGCGTTCACGGCGGCGCAGTGGGCGGAGCTGGAGCAGCAGGCGCTAATATACAAGTACCTCATGGCCGGCGTGCCCGTCCCGCCTGATCTCCTCCTGCCCATCCGGCCCCACTCCGCCGCCACCTTCTCCTTCGCCAGCCCCGCCGCATCGCCCTTCtatccccaccaccaccaccacccgtCCC TGAGTTACTACGCGTACTATGGGAAGAAGCTTGACCCGGAGCCGTGGCGGTGCCGCCGCACCGACGGCAAGAAGTGGCGGTGCTCCAAGGAGGCGCACCCCGACTCCAAGTACTGCGAGCGCCACATGCACCGTGGCCGCAACCGTTCAAGAAAGCCTGTGGAATCCAAGACCGCTTCGCCTGCTCATCAGTCGCAGCCCCAGTTGTCCACAGTGACAACTACAGCTCGCGAGACCGCGCCTCTTCAGTCCCTCACCGTGGGCGCTAAAACACATGGCCTGTCTCTTGGTGGGGCTGGCTCGTCTCAGCTTCATGCCGATGCGTCGTCGTATGGCAGCAA GTACTCTCTTGGTGCTAAAGCTGATGTCAGCGAACTGAGCTTCTTTTCCGGAGCATCAGGAAACACCAAGGGCTTCACCATTGACTCTCCAACAGATAGCTCATGGCACTCGCTGCCGTCCAATGTGCCCCCATATACATTGTCAAAGACCAGAGATTCTGGCCTCCTGCCTGGTGCCTACTCGTATTCCCACCTCGAGCCGTCGCCGGAACTTGGCCAGGTCACCATTGCCGCTCTGTCCCAAGAGCAGGAGCGCCACTCCTTCAGTGGCGGAGGAGCAGGGGGGTTGCTGGGAAATGCGAAGCAGGAGAACCAGCCGCTGAGGCCTTTCTTCGACGAGTGGCCTGCGACACGGGATTCGTGGTCGGAGATGGACGATGCGAGGTCCAATAGGACCTCTttctcgacgactcagctcTCGATCTCCATCCCAATGCCCAGATGTGAGTCTGTTATCAGTCCGCTGTTACCTTAA
- the LOC133926120 gene encoding large ribosomal subunit protein eL13y-like yields the protein MVKHNNVIPNGHFKKHWQDYVKTWFNQPARKQRRRIARQKKAVKIFPRPTAGPLRPIVQCQTLKYNMKSRAGRGFTLEELKAAGIPKKLAPTIGISVDHRRKNRSLEGLQSNVQRLKTYKAKLVIFPRRARKVKAGDSTPEELATATQVQGEYMPITRGEKRSIEVVKVTDEMKAVKAYGKLRMERTNKRHMGIRQKRAAEAEKEEKK from the exons ATGGTGAAGCACAACAACGTCATCCCCAATGGGCACTTCAAGAAGCACTGGCAAGACTATGTCAAGACCTGGTTCAACCAGCCTGCCCGCAAGCAAAGGCGCCGCATCG CTAGGCAAAAGAAGGCTGTGAAGATCTTTCCACGCCCCACTGCTGGACCACTTCGCCCCATTGTTCAGTGCCAGACACTTAAGTACAACATGAAGTCTAGGGCTGGGAGGGGCTTCACCCTTGAAGAGTTGAAG GCAGCTGGGATTCCCAAGAAGCTTGCCCCAACCATTGGTATTTCAGTGGATCACCGCCGCAAGAATCGCTCACTTGAGGGTCTGCAGTCCAATGTTCAGAGGCTGAAGACCTACAAGGCCAAGCTTGTGATCTTCCCAAGACGTGCACGCAAGGTCAAG GCTGGTGACTCCACCCCTGAGGAACTTGCCACAGCCACCCAGGTCCAGGGCGAGTACATGCCTATTACACGTGGCGAGAAGCGCTCGATTGAGGTTGTCAAGGTGACAGATGAGATGAAGGCAGTCAAGGCCTATGGCAAGCTCCGTATGGAGCGTACCAACAAACGCCACATGGGTATCCGGCAGAAGAGGGCTGCCGAGGCtgagaaggaagagaagaagtaA
- the LOC133926124 gene encoding growth-regulating factor 5-like isoform X2 — protein MLSSASSGAALGMGGYPHHHQQRGPAAFTAAQWAELEQQALIYKYLMAGVPVPPDLLLPIRPHSAATFSFASPAASPFYPHHHHHPSLSYYAYYGKKLDPEPWRCRRTDGKKWRCSKEAHPDSKYCERHMHRGRNRSRKPVESKTASPAHQSQPQLSTVTTTARETAPLQSLTVGAKTHGLSLGGAGSSQLHADASSYGSKYSLGAKADVSELSFFSGASGNTKGFTIDSPTDSSWHSLPSNVPPYTLSKTRDSGLLPGAYSYSHLEPSPELGQVTIAALSQEQERHSFSGGGAGGLLGNAKQENQPLRPFFDEWPATRDSWSEMDDARSNRTSFSTTQLSISIPMPRCD, from the exons ATGCTGAGCTCGGCGTCCTCGGGGGCGGCGCTGGGGATGGGAGGGTACccgcaccaccaccagcagcggGGGCCGGCGGCGTTCACGGCGGCGCAGTGGGCGGAGCTGGAGCAGCAGGCGCTAATATACAAGTACCTCATGGCCGGCGTGCCCGTCCCGCCTGATCTCCTCCTGCCCATCCGGCCCCACTCCGCCGCCACCTTCTCCTTCGCCAGCCCCGCCGCATCGCCCTTCtatccccaccaccaccaccacccgtCCC TGAGTTACTACGCGTACTATGGGAAGAAGCTTGACCCGGAGCCGTGGCGGTGCCGCCGCACCGACGGCAAGAAGTGGCGGTGCTCCAAGGAGGCGCACCCCGACTCCAAGTACTGCGAGCGCCACATGCACCGTGGCCGCAACCGTTCAAGAAAGCCTGTGGAATCCAAGACCGCTTCGCCTGCTCATCAGTCGCAGCCCCAGTTGTCCACAGTGACAACTACAGCTCGCGAGACCGCGCCTCTTCAGTCCCTCACCGTGGGCGCTAAAACACATGGCCTGTCTCTTGGTGGGGCTGGCTCGTCTCAGCTTCATGCCGATGCGTCGTCGTATGGCAGCAA GTACTCTCTTGGTGCTAAAGCTGATGTCAGCGAACTGAGCTTCTTTTCCGGAGCATCAGGAAACACCAAGGGCTTCACCATTGACTCTCCAACAGATAGCTCATGGCACTCGCTGCCGTCCAATGTGCCCCCATATACATTGTCAAAGACCAGAGATTCTGGCCTCCTGCCTGGTGCCTACTCGTATTCCCACCTCGAGCCGTCGCCGGAACTTGGCCAGGTCACCATTGCCGCTCTGTCCCAAGAGCAGGAGCGCCACTCCTTCAGTGGCGGAGGAGCAGGGGGGTTGCTGGGAAATGCGAAGCAGGAGAACCAGCCGCTGAGGCCTTTCTTCGACGAGTGGCCTGCGACACGGGATTCGTGGTCGGAGATGGACGATGCGAGGTCCAATAGGACCTCTttctcgacgactcagctcTCGATCTCCATCCCAATGCCCAGAT GTGATTGA
- the LOC133926119 gene encoding superoxide dismutase [Fe] 1, chloroplastic-like isoform X1 yields MASTALVGVGVGVGAGLFPCLVAASRCSSTSVSFALRACGDFRRLRRRLVVPRRGGAGGERTTRWDMLHCVNEVNVATEDGTVDDEATDDETDPDAAADETSDADGDTEDALPDDVASAEWIKQQPLPYPSDALEPYISKETVEQHWGVHQQMHVERLNGMIGGSEWEAMSLGQMMLASFNEGREQPHPPFFHAAQIWNHDFYWRSMKPGGGGKPPERLLKFINRDFGSYDGMVQQFMDAALTQFGSGWVWLSYKGSKLPYVNSRSPIPSDNYGRLVISKTPNAINPLVWGHSPLLAIDVWEHAYYLDYENRRADYVSAFLEKLVSWEMVESRLKKAVVQAVERDGCISRRHLRKQILARAKSQSRARPRQGRQTARRGDQEVASISPVEE; encoded by the exons ATGGCGTCCACCGCGCTGGTGGGAGTGGGAGTGGGAGTGGGAGCCGGCCTCTTTCCCTGCCTCGTCGCCGCCTCCAGATGCAGCTCCACCTCCGTATCCTTCGCGCTCCGCGCCTGCGGCGACTTCCGACGGCTTCGCCGCCGCCTCGTCGTCCCACGGAGAGGAGGCGCCGGG GGAGAGAGGACGACGAGATGGGATATGCTTCATTGTGTCAATGAGGTGAATGTGGCGACCGAGGATGGCACTGTGGATGATGAAGCTACTGACGATGAAACGGACCctgatgctgctgctgatgAAACTAGTGATGCCGATGGTGATACTGAAGATGCACTCCCTGACGATGTTGCTTCTGCTGAATGGATAAAACAGCAGCCTCTCCCTTACCCTTCG GATGCTCTGGAGCCATACATAAGCAAGGAGACGGTGGAGCAGCACTGGGGAGTTCATCAACAGATGCATGTGGAGAGGCTCAACGGCATGATCGGTGGCAGTGAGTGGGAGGCAATGTCACTGGGGCAGATGATGCTCGCCTCCTTCAACGAGGGCAGGGAGCAGCCCCATCCTCCCTTCTTCCATGCTGCACAG ATATGGAACCATGATTTCTATTGGCGATCAATGAAACCCGGCGGTGGGGGCAAGCCCCCGGAGCGGCTTCTGAAGTTTATTAACAGGGACTTTGGTTCCTACGATGGCATGGTCCAACAATTCATGGATGCTGCACTAACTCAATTTGGTTCTGGATGGGTTTGGCTTTCTT ACAAAGGAAGCAAGCTGCCTTATGTGAATTCAAGAAGCCCAATCCCATCTGACAATTACGGTAGGCTGGTCATCTCAAAAACTCCAAATGCCATCAATCCTCTTGTCTGGGGTCACTCT CCACTCCTTGCAATTGATGTTTGGGAG CATGCGTACTACCTGGATTACGAG AATCGAAGGGCTGATTACGTCTCCGCATTTCTGGAGAAGCTTGTGTCATGGGAAATGGTTGAGTCCAGGCTCAAGAAAGCAGTTGTGCAAGCGGTGGAAAGAGATGGGTGTATCAGCAGGAGGCATCTAAGGAAGCAAATTTTAGCTCGGGCGAAAAGCCAGAGTAGAGCTAGGCCTCGGCAGGGCAGACAAACAGCGAGGCGAGGAGACCAAGAAGTCGCCAGCATCAGTCCCGTGGAGGAATGA
- the LOC133926123 gene encoding cyclin-dependent kinase F-4-like isoform X1 yields MERYAIIKEVGDGTFGSVWRAINKESGEVVAIKKMKKKYYSWEECINLREVKSLRRMNHPNIVKLKEVIRENDTLFFVFEYMECNLYQLMKNRGKPFSETEVRNWCFQIFQALNHMHQRGYFHRDLKPENLLVTKELIKIADFGLAREISSEPPYTEYVSTRWYRAPEVLLQATVYNAAVDMWAMGAIIAELFSLRPLFPGSSEADELYKICSILGTPNQRTWPEGLQLAASIRFQFPQCKNIHLSEAVPSASEDAINLISWLCSWDPRRRPTAVEVLQHPFFQPCFYVPPSLRFRSTGYASTPPSVGAKGAVDQKNGRRFSMGPVYSGKPTVNCSYLSANTPTRAAVGVQRKLDLDHQAPESNHKVTKGNTMNQPWSRPPAARSNGNYLAKDQSPRAPGLAEKLSQLSMGPNRVSGLGSEKFTDLKGRTHGNTMKRHLPVGSRAWHGGPSGDPFRRPFEMPGDRALLPRKLVS; encoded by the exons ATGGAGAG GTATGCGATTATCAAGGAAGTAGGTGATGGTACATTTGGGAGTGTGTGGCGGGCAATCAATAAAGAAAGTGGTGAAGTG GTTGCGATcaagaaaatgaagaaaaaatattattcctGGGAGGAGTGCATCAATCTTCGCGAAGTGAAG TCCCTGCGAAGGATGAACCATCCAAACATCGTGAAGCTCAAGGAAGTCATAAGAGAGAACGATACATTGTTCTTTGTTTTTGAGTACATG GAGTGCAATCTCTATCAGCTGATGAAAAATAGGGGGAAGCCCTTCTCAGAGACTGAAGTCCGAAATTGGTGCTTTCAAATATTTCAAGCTCTGAATCACATGCACCAACGTGGATATTTTCACCGTGACCTTAAGCCTG AAAATTTACTGGTTACAAAGGAGCTCATCAAGATAGCAGATTTTGGGCTTGCTCGTGAGATTTCTTCTGAACCACCATATACGGAATATGTGTCCACCCGTTG gTATCGTGCCCCTGAAGTTCTTCTTCAAGCTACTGTTTATAATGCTGCAGTTG ACATGTGGGCAATGGGTGCCATTATAGCGGAGCTATTTTCACTGCGACCTCTCTTTCCTGGCTCAAG TGAGGCAGATGAGCTTTACAAAATCTGTAGCATTCTTGGCACTCCAAATCAGCGAACTTGGCCTGAAGGACTGCAGCTTGCGGCATCTATCCGTTTTCAGTTTCCTCAG TGTAAAAACATACACCTTTCAGAAGCGGTTCCCTCAGCAAGTGAAGATGCAATCAACCTTATCTCG TGGCTTTGCTCATGGGACCCACGAAGAAGGCCAACGGCAGTGGAGGTCTTGCAACATCCCTTCTTTCAG CCATGCTTCTATGTCCCTCCTTCACTTCGCTTCAGATCAACCGGATATGCATCAACACCTCCATCGG TTGGGGCTAAAGGAGCAGTGGATCAGAAGAATGGAAGGAGATTTTCCATGGGACCTGTATACAGTGGGAAGCCAACAGTTAATTGTTCATACTTGAGCGCTAACACTCCAACAAGAGCAG CAGTTGGTGTGCAAAGGAAGCTGGATTTAGATCATCAG GCCCCAGAGAGTAATCATAAAGTGACAAAGGGCAACACAATGAACCAGCCTTGGTCCAGACCACCAGCAGCAAGGAGCAATG GAAATTACCTCGCCAAGGACCAGAGCCCCCGTGCACCTGGGCTTGCCGAGAAGCTGTCTCAGCTGTCAATGGGCCCCAACAGGGTGTCAGGCTTGGGTTCCGAGAAGTTTACAGATCTTAAGGGTAGAACCCATGGGAATACTATGAAGCGCCATTTGCCCGTCGGATCCAGGGCGTGGCATGGTGGCCCATCTGGCGACCCCTTCCGGCGCCCATTCGAGATGCCAGGTGATAGGGCTCTCCTTCCGAGGAAGCTCGTTAGCTGA
- the LOC133926122 gene encoding protein CYCLOPS-like, with product MEMEGRGLSDLFRNTSEEIFLKAVMENSMGVMAAPSMEMLGFRNMSQSFREDSEELFNSWLTNGEIPGFGSVNNRPRQPSRLSSEAAGLPNQQLDNAQRNFLTDNLIPQNAAIPSVEYPNNHNQQSLKNAAEKGMQASDLLLAKAWFHSTQPMTRSRSSELRRRYAAMQFHMAPITTGSNGATNQLKQDFTNTANSTPMSNTPVQTPKFVSPSSSSTSPLDNPHMVAQDTVTSVVSMLKDTLERKKLGSHSNKDASVGNSFGFYDTLQFQQNILGGADIFSLVTTAQVQDSLMLPKVHRPMEPNNGNFVAPANQIWLRAASREPSHSGSSTAVTAHSAGFEVCDELPPMGQAMSVCESTRKNAANGTADCGSKGKEYRERVLKDNLKDDRKKGTLPRMGSISSEQADDKGDPTKKRRVERSRKMAEAKERSSTPIIPSDMQAVLKRCENLEKEVRSLKLNLSFMNRKDSEQTKQIEELQKQNEDLTEEKERLLDEIERIISDTNT from the exons ATGGAGATGGAGGGCAGGGGCCTGTCTGACTTGTTCAGGAACACCAGCGAGGAGATCTTCCTGAAGGCGGTGATGGAGAACTCGATGGGAGTGATGGCAGCGCCGAGTATGGAGATGCTGGGGTTCAGGAATATGTCACAAAGTTTCAGAGAAGACAGCGAGGAGTTGTTCAACAGCTGGCTTACGAATGGAGAG ATCCCAGGATTTGGTTCAGTGAACAATCGCCCTCGACAACCATCTAG GTTGTCATCAGAAGCTGCAGGCCTTCCGAATCAACAGCTTGACAACGCTCAACGAAATTTTCTCACTGACAACTTGATTCCACAGAATGCAGCAATACCTTCTGTTGAATATCCAAACAACCACAACCAGCAATCACTCAA GAATGCAGCAGAGAAAGGAATGCAAGCCAGTGACCTACTTCTAGCAAAG GCCTGGTTCCACAGCACTCAACCAATGACTAGAAGTCGTTCGTCAGAATTAAG GAGGAGGTATGCTGCAATGCAATTTCATATGGCACCAATAACAACGGGAAGCAATGGAGCAACTAACCAATTAAAACAAGATTTTACaaacacagcaaacagcacgcCGATGAGCAACACACCTGTTCAGACTCCGAAATTTGTATCTCCTTCAAGTTCATCAACATCCCCTCTGGATAATCCACATATGGTAGCACAAGATACTGTTACCTCAGTGGTGAGCATGCTCAAGGACACGCTCGAGCGCAAGAAGCTCGGTAGCCATTCTAACAAAGACGCCTCAGTAGGCAATTCTTTTGGATTTTATGACACTCTGCAGTTTCAACAGAACATTCTTGGAGGAGCAGATATTTTTTCCCTAGTGACAACTGCCCAAGTTCAGGATTCCCTGATGCTGCCCAAAGTCCACAGGCCCATGGAACCAAATAATGGTAACTTTGTTGCTCCTGCGAACCAAATTTGGCTCCGTGCAGCATCTCGAGAGCCTTCCCACAGTGGGTCGTCTACTGCAGTGACTGCTCATTCAGCTGGATTTGAAGTGTGTGATGAGCTACCTCCTATGGGGCAAGCAATGTCTGTTTGTGAGAGCACTAGAAAAAATGCTGCAAATGGGACAGCTGACTGCGGATCAAAAGGCAAAG AATACAGGGAGAGGGTACTAAAAGATAATTTGAAGGATGACAGGAAG AAAGGCACTCTACCTCGAATGGGATCCATTTCATCAGAACAAGCAG ATGACAAAGGAGATCCTACGAAGAAGCGCAGGGTTGAGCGCTCACGCAA AATGGCAGAAGCGAAGGAAAGAAGTTCAACACCAATAATACCATCCGACATGCAAGCTGTACTGAAGCGCTGCGAAAACCTGGAGAAGGAAGTCCGGTCACTAAAGCTTAACCTGTCTTTCATGAACAG GAAAGATTCAGAACAGACCAAACAGATTGAGGAGCTTCAGAAGCAGAACGAGGACTTGACCGAAGAGAAGGAGCGGCTGCTAGACGAGATAGAACGAATCATCTCCGACACCAACACATGA
- the LOC133926121 gene encoding uncharacterized protein LOC133926121: protein MVVALGPGRFYGSSLPRPRFFPGGDRVDPPESVTDPLLAWAREAHWSMGGLGSKRLRLQGRIEGSIDKLRRRARRDARVKARAAGQKPASLAALGSDDDVASDGDSDEEAAAAQQRILNREVVDDDEDSDGSDESDDEPLATIATAAKKKRARKLGDEFDRIAAVEKKQKPPAAMPARTSPRRKATAEAFAPAPASASMKRKASAPAAGATARASPRRKAAATFPPVARARRTSPRNKY, encoded by the coding sequence ATGGTGGTGGCGCTGGGACCCGGGCGGTTCTACGGCAGCAGCCTCCCGCGGCCGCGCTTCTTCCCTGGCGGCGACCGCGTCGACCCGCCGGAGTCCGTCACCGACCCGCTCCTCGCCTGGGCGCGCGAGGCGCACTGGTCCATGGGCGGCCTCGGCTCCAAGCGCCTCCGCCTCCAGGGCAGGATCGAGGGATCCATCGAcaagctccgccgccgcgcacgCCGCGATGCCAGGGTCAAGGCCCGCGCTGCCGGCCAGAAGCCCGCCTCGCTCGCTGCGCTCGGCTCTGACGACGACGTCGCCAGCGACGGAGACtccgacgaggaggcggcggcggcccagCAGCGGATCCTGAACCGGGAGGTCGTCGACGATGACGAGGATTCCGACGGGTCCGATGAGTCGGATGACGAGCCCCTCGCAACCATCGCCACGGCGGCCAAGAAGAAGCGCGCGAGGAAGCTCGGCGACGAGTTCGACCGCATTGCTGCCGTggagaagaagcagaagccGCCGGCCGCGATGCCGGCGAGGACGTCGCCGAGGAGGAAGGCCACAGCGGAGGCTTTCGCACCAGCGCCGGCTAGCGCGTCGATGAAGAGGAAGGCTTCCGCTCCAGCGGCTGGGGCGACTGCGAGGGCCTCACCGAGGAGGAAGGCTGCCGCGACCTTCCCGCCGGTGGCTAGGGCAAGGAGGACCTCGCCGAGGAACAAGTACTGA
- the LOC133926119 gene encoding superoxide dismutase [Fe] 1, chloroplastic-like isoform X2 — MLHCVNEVNVATEDGTVDDEATDDETDPDAAADETSDADGDTEDALPDDVASAEWIKQQPLPYPSDALEPYISKETVEQHWGVHQQMHVERLNGMIGGSEWEAMSLGQMMLASFNEGREQPHPPFFHAAQIWNHDFYWRSMKPGGGGKPPERLLKFINRDFGSYDGMVQQFMDAALTQFGSGWVWLSYKGSKLPYVNSRSPIPSDNYGRLVISKTPNAINPLVWGHSPLLAIDVWEHAYYLDYENRRADYVSAFLEKLVSWEMVESRLKKAVVQAVERDGCISRRHLRKQILARAKSQSRARPRQGRQTARRGDQEVASISPVEE, encoded by the exons ATGCTTCATTGTGTCAATGAGGTGAATGTGGCGACCGAGGATGGCACTGTGGATGATGAAGCTACTGACGATGAAACGGACCctgatgctgctgctgatgAAACTAGTGATGCCGATGGTGATACTGAAGATGCACTCCCTGACGATGTTGCTTCTGCTGAATGGATAAAACAGCAGCCTCTCCCTTACCCTTCG GATGCTCTGGAGCCATACATAAGCAAGGAGACGGTGGAGCAGCACTGGGGAGTTCATCAACAGATGCATGTGGAGAGGCTCAACGGCATGATCGGTGGCAGTGAGTGGGAGGCAATGTCACTGGGGCAGATGATGCTCGCCTCCTTCAACGAGGGCAGGGAGCAGCCCCATCCTCCCTTCTTCCATGCTGCACAG ATATGGAACCATGATTTCTATTGGCGATCAATGAAACCCGGCGGTGGGGGCAAGCCCCCGGAGCGGCTTCTGAAGTTTATTAACAGGGACTTTGGTTCCTACGATGGCATGGTCCAACAATTCATGGATGCTGCACTAACTCAATTTGGTTCTGGATGGGTTTGGCTTTCTT ACAAAGGAAGCAAGCTGCCTTATGTGAATTCAAGAAGCCCAATCCCATCTGACAATTACGGTAGGCTGGTCATCTCAAAAACTCCAAATGCCATCAATCCTCTTGTCTGGGGTCACTCT CCACTCCTTGCAATTGATGTTTGGGAG CATGCGTACTACCTGGATTACGAG AATCGAAGGGCTGATTACGTCTCCGCATTTCTGGAGAAGCTTGTGTCATGGGAAATGGTTGAGTCCAGGCTCAAGAAAGCAGTTGTGCAAGCGGTGGAAAGAGATGGGTGTATCAGCAGGAGGCATCTAAGGAAGCAAATTTTAGCTCGGGCGAAAAGCCAGAGTAGAGCTAGGCCTCGGCAGGGCAGACAAACAGCGAGGCGAGGAGACCAAGAAGTCGCCAGCATCAGTCCCGTGGAGGAATGA